Proteins found in one Odocoileus virginianus isolate 20LAN1187 ecotype Illinois chromosome 10, Ovbor_1.2, whole genome shotgun sequence genomic segment:
- the LOC110151272 gene encoding olfactory receptor 5P1-like — protein sequence MEVGNHTSVTEFILLGLTEDPTLSVIFFVVFLGVYVVTLIGNISIITLIRSFSHLHTPMYLFFSHLAFVDIGYSTSVTPIMLIGFLRHRLALLVSGCEGQLCSVVTFGTAECFLLAAMAYDRYVAICLPLLYSTYMSPRVCVLLIGVSYLGGCVNACTFASCLLTLSFCGPNQIDHFFCDFSPLLKLSCSDVSITEIIPSISSGSIIVVTVFVIALSYICILNTILKMRSTEGRHKAFSTCTSHLTAVTLYYGTITFIYVMPKSSYSTEQNRVVSVFYTVVIPMLNPLIYSLRNRDVKEP from the coding sequence ATGGAAGTTGGAAACCACACCAGTGTGACAGAGTTCATCCTTTTGGGGTTAACAGAGGATCCTACACTTTCTGTTATCTTCTTTGTGGTATTTCTAGGCGTTTATGTTGTCACCTTAATAGGCAATATCAGCATAATCACTTTAATAAGAAGTTTTTCCCACCTTCACACCCCCATGTACCTCTTCTTCAGTCATTTGGCTTTTGTAGACATTGGGTATTCCACATCAGTCACACCTATAATGCTTATAGGATTCCTCAGACATAGACTGGCCCTCCTTGTTTCTGGCTGTGAAGGCCAGCTCTGTTCTGTGGTCACATTTGGGACAGCTGAGTGCTTCCTGCTGGCTGCCATGGCCTacgaccgctatgtggccatctgcttGCCCCTACTCTACTCCACCTACATGTCCCCCAGAGTCTGTGTTCTCTTGATTGGGGTATCCTACCTGGGTGGGTGTGTCAATGCTTGCACATTTGCTAGTTGTTTATTGACTCTGTCTTTCTGTGGACCAAATCAGATAGatcactttttctgtgatttctCCCCTCTGTTGAAACTTTCCTGCTCAGATGTCTCCATCACTGAAATTATCCCTTCCATCTCTTCTGGCTCCATCATTGTGGTCACAGTGTTTGTCATAGCTCTCTCTTACATCTGCATCCTCAACACCATCCTGAAGATGCGCTCCACTGAAGGGAGACAcaaggccttctccacctgcacCTCTCACCTCACGGCAGTCACTCTCTACTATGGAACGATTACCTTCATTTATGTGATGCCCAAATCCAGCTACTCAACTGAGCAGAACAGAGTGGTGTCTGTGTTCTACACAGTGGTGATCCCCATGTTGAACCCCCTCATCTACAGTCTGAGGAACAGAGACGTAAAGGAGCCCTGA